Below is a genomic region from Brassica rapa cultivar Chiifu-401-42 chromosome A08, CAAS_Brap_v3.01, whole genome shotgun sequence.
TGATTGGAATGCGGCTATGCGTATTGCTTTGGAAGCTAAGAACAAAATAGGTTTCATTGATGGTGCTTTAGCTCGTCCTGCAGAATCGGATATGAATTTTCGATTGTGGTCTAGGTGCAATAGCATGGTTAAGTCATGGATCTTGAATACTGTCTCTACTCAGATCTATCGTAGCATACTGCGTTTGAATGATGCAGTTGATATCTGGCGTGATCTCTATGGGCGTTTTCACATGACTAATCTACCACGCACTTTTAACCTCACTCAAGAGATTCAAGATCTTCGTCAAGGTTCAATGACTCTCGCAGAATACTACACAACTCTGAAAACATTGTGGGATAATCTTGAGAGCAGTGATGAACCAGAGAAGCCTTGTGTATGTGGTAATGCTGCTGCAGTACAATTGAAAGCTGAAAGAGCCAAGATTGTCAAATTTCTTGCCGGTCTCAATGATTCTTACGCCATTATTCGCCGTCAGATCATCATGAAGAAAGCTCTCCCGTCCCTTGTTGAAGTGTATAACATTCTAGACCAAGATGATAGTCAGAGAGGCTTCTCGAACATCTCTCCGACTCCTGCTGCGTTTCAGGTATCCGAGAATAACAACTTCTCTTCTCAACCTGATTCTACAGTTTGCTATGTCCAAAATGGTCCGAACAAGGGGCGTCCGATCTGTAACTTTTGCAAGCGAGTGGGTCATATAGCTGACAGATGTTACAAGAAACATGGCTTCCCACCTGGATTTGTTTCGAAGGGAAAGTCTATTGACAAGCAACAGTCTTCTCGTTCCCTTGCGGCTCAAGTCACCATGTCCTCTCCTCATGTCAGTCCTGATAACAAACCAACCTTGGACAATCTCGTTGGAAATCTCTCCAAGGATCAGTTACAACAGTTTATTGCTCTGTTTAGCTCTCAGCTACAACCTCAAATGACTGTGAAAGCTAATGAAGCTAGTACCTCAAAGTCTTCGAATGATTTCTCTGGTATTGCCTTCTCACCCTCCACTTATGTCTTTATTGGTATGCTGAATGTTTCTGCAACAATGCTACCATCTCAGACTTGGGTTATCGATTCTGGTGCCACTCATCATGTTTCTCATGATCGCAACAGTTTTGCATCATTAAACACTTCTGTCATGAGTTGTGTTAATCTTCCTAATGGATCAATTATCAAGATAAGTGGAGTGGGTGTTGTTCAAGTTAATGAGCAATTATCTCTTCAACATGTCTTGTATATTCCTGAATTCAAGCTGAACCTTCTCAGCATCAGTGCCTTGACATCAGACATTGGTTCTCGTGTGATATTTGATCCATCTTCTTGCATAATCCAGGATCATACCAAGGCATTGATGATTGGTCAGGGTAGAAGAGTTGGAAACCTCTATGTGCTGGATACACGTTCTTCTCCGATGGCTGTTAATGCTGTTATTGACGTGGGAGTTTGGCACAAGAGGCTTGGTCATCCATCGTTTCGTCGACTGGATGCTATATCAGACTTATTGGGGACTACAAAACACAAGAATAAAGGGTCTTCCTTCTGTCATATTTGCCATTTGGCTAAACAGAAGAAGTTGTCATACCCTTCTCCAAATAACATGTGTAATGAAATATTTCAGTTGCTACATATTGACATTTGGGGTCCATTTTCGGTTGAAACAATGGAAGGCTTTCGGTATTTCCTTACTGTGGTTGATGATCATTCACGAGCCACATGGATTTTCTTACTCCGGAATAAAAACGATGTTCTTTCTGTATTTCCTAACTTCATCCAACAAGTTGAACTACAATATAATACTAAGGTGAAGTCGGTCAGATCAGATAATGCTCCTGAATTGCGCTTCACTCAGTATTTTCAAGAGAAAGGCATTGTTCCCTTTCATTCTTGCCCTGAAACTCCAGAGCAAAACTCTGTAGTAGAACGGAAACATCAGCACATTATGAATGTTGCTCGTGCTCTTATGTTTCAGTCAGGGGTTTCTTTACCTTATTGGGGAGACTGTGTGCTTACCGCTGTGTTCTTGATTAATAGAACTCCTTCTCAACTTCTTCATGATAAGACTCCGTTTGAGAAGCTCACTGGTAAAGCTCCAGATTACTCTCAAATAAGGACTTTTGGCTGTCTTTGTTACGGGTCTTCTTCACCAAAGCAGAGACATAAATTTCTTCCTCGTGCAAAGGCTTGTTTATTTCTTGGTTTTCCTGCGGGTTATAAGGGATATAAGTTGATGGATTTGGAGACTAACAACATTTTCATCTCTAGGAATGTTGTTTTTCATGAAGAAGTGTTTCCATTACTGAAGAAGAATGGTTCAGCCGATGAGAATGATTTCTTCACCCCAATGGATTCTGAGTCTTCAGGTAACACTCCATCACCAAATATTTCTTTTCCTTCTCATTCTCCTGATAAAATCCCTTCTGTTTCTCATTCTCGCCCAAAGAAACCTCCATCTCATTTGAAAGATTATCATTGTTATTCTACCACCACAGAAACACCATTTCCTATTTCCTCTTCACTTTCATATTCTAAACTTTCATCTTCTTATCATGCTTATATCAacaacatttcacaaatttctATCCCTACTTCATTTGCTGAGGCTCAGAAATCTAAAGAGTGGGGTGAAGCTGTCGATGTTGAGTTCAATGCTATGGAAGCAACTCATACTTGGGATGTTACTACTCTTCCTCCGGGAAAGAAGGCTGTGGGGTGTAGATTGTTGTATTCATTGAAGTTTAACGCAGATGGGACTCTTGAAAGACGCAAAGTACGTTTGGTTGCGAAAGGATATACCCAGAAAGAAGGTCAAGATTATAATGATACTTTTTCTCCTGTGGCTAAAATGGCCACTGTGAAACTGCTGTTAAAGATATCTGCAACAAAGAAATGGTCTCTTACTCAACTAGACATTTCTAATGCGTTTTTGAATGGTGATTTGGAGGAAGAGATTTTTATGAAGATTCCGGAAGGATATGCAGAGAGAAAGGGGGTGATTTTTCCACCTCGGACTGTTTTGAAACTCAATAAATCCATTTATGGATTGAAGCAGGCTTCTAGACAATGGTTTAAAAAGTTCTCCTCAGCTCTGCTGACTTTTGGTTTGGTGAAAGCTCATGGTGATCACTCGTTGTTTGTGAGACAGAGGAAGAATGATTTCATCGTGGTATTGGTATATGTCGATGACATTGTCATTGCCAGTACTAGTGATACTGCTACTGATGAGTTGATCGTTGGCTTGAAGAGTTATTTTAAACTGAGGGAGTTGGGATCGTTGAAGTATTTCTTGGGCTTGGAAATAGCTCGAACTTCGGATGGCATTTCAGTTTGTCAGAGAAAGTATGCTTTGGATATACTTTCTTCTACAGGAATGTTGGAGTGTAAACCATCTTCTGTCCCTATGGTTCCAAATTTGAAGCTTTCCAAGACTGATGGTGTTCTGATTGAGGATCGTGCATTGTATCGTCGCATTGTAGGTCGACTAATGTACCTAACTATTACAAGACCTGACATCACATTTGCTGTTAATAAGCTGTGTCAGTTCTCTTCAGCTCCTCGGACAGACCACCTTAAGGCTGTTTTCAGAGTGTTGCAGTATATAAAGGGTACTGTGGGACAGGGTTTGTTCTATTCTGCCTCTCCTGATCTTACTCTCAAAGGTTTCGCTGATGCAGATTGGGCGGCTTGTCCAGATAGTCGACGATCCACTACTGGATTTAGTATGTTCGTGGGTGATTCTTTGATTTCATGGCGTTCAAAGAAACAACCTACTGTCTCTCGATCTTCAGCTGAAGCTGAGTATCGTGCTTTAGCTTTAGCATCCTGTGAGATGATGTGGTTGAAGACTTTGTTGCGGGAATTGCGTGTTGAAGAACGTTCTGTTCCAGTCTTATTCTCTGACAGTACTGCCGCAATCTACATAGCCACGAATCCGGTTTTTCACGAACGAACCAAGCATGTTGAGCTTGATTGTCATACCGTACGAGAGAAGCTTGATCAAGGGTTGTTGAAGACACTTCATGTCAAGACAGAGGACCAAGTAGCCGATATACTAACTAAACCTTTATTTCCATACCAGTTTGAGTATTTGAAGTCCAAGATGTGCATTCAAAACATCTTCTGCACATCTTGAGGGGGCCTATTGGATTTAGTTAGTTTGTACAGATTGTAATTGGTTTAGTTATCTCGGTTTCCTTTTGCCGGTTTAGCTAAATTGGTTAAGTACATATGTATTAGATATAAATACCTTGTAAACGGCTACATTTGGAAATTAATCAGAAAATATCTTCGTAACaaacttcttcttcatcgttcGTAATAGTCTGACTAGAGGATCTAGGGTATAAGTTTAGAGAGATTatgagctatatatatatatatacatacgatGAAATATTGAAAGAATTAGCAGAGAGTGGCATTATCAAAGATGGAGGCAGCAGAGAATCGGGTTGTGGTTGCATCATCAGaaggaaagagaaagagaagaaaaagaaggagaagaaacgAGAAGCCAGTGATTGCTCCATCATCACTACCAAAAGAAGTGATAGAGGAAATCTTCTTGCGACTTCCAGTAAAAGCTCTAATCCGACTCAGGTCTCTCTCAAAACAGTGGAGAGTGACAATGGAGTCTCTCTGTTTCGCAGAGAGACACTTGAAGATCGCGAAGCAATCCCGCGTGAAACTGATCATGGTCATCGACTCACGTCTAGTGCCTAAGCCTCCCCCAGATTCAAACGTTGGTTTTAGGACATTCTGCTTGGAATCAGCTTCTCTTCTATTCTTTACTCTTATCAATTTCTCTCAAGGATTCGATAGCTGGATCTTCATCTCTGGAAACTGCGACGGCCTTTTCTGCATCCATTCCCCGAAAACTCAATCCATATATGTAGTTAATCCTGCTACACGGTGGCTCCGACAACTTCCTCCTGCTAGGTTTCAGATTTTGATACACAAGTTTGACCCGACTCTAGAAGAGTGGATAGCCATGGATTCATTGTTTCATCTAGCATTCGTGAAGAAGGCTGCTGCTGATTACAAATTAGTGTGGTTGTATAATTCTGATAGTTACAACGTTGATCCTTCGTGTCCAAACGAGGGAGTTACCAAATGTGAGGTTTTTGACTTTAGGGCAAACGCTTGGAGATACTTGGCTTGCACTCCAAGTTATCGTAtatttcctaatcaaaagccagCATATGCAAATGGGTCAGTGTATTGGCACACGGAACTACATGAGGGCAGAATCGAAGTGGTGGATTTTGATATCCACACAGAAACATTCAGGTTGCTGCCGAAGATCATTCCAGCTATTGCTAGTTCAGATCCTAGCCATATTGACATGTGCACTCTAGATAATCATTTGTGTATGTCGAAAAGGGAGCACGTTACCAAGATCCAAGAGATATGGAGGTTGAAACCAACAGAAGGCACTTGGGAGATGATTTTTTCAATAGATCTCCTTTCTTGCCCTTCTTCTCGAACTGAGATCCGCGATCAGTTTGAATGGAGCCAGAAGGATTTGGTTGAGCCATCCACACCCGTGGCCGTATGCAAGAACAAGAAAATCCTGCTCTCACATTGCTATTCCCGCGGTCTGGTAAAATATGATCCCCTAACAAAGTCTCTAGATTTCTTTTACCGAGATCCTATGGCTTGGAGAAAAGTTACTTATTTTCCAAGTTTGATCTCTCATATCTAATTAAAAGCTTATACTTATTTAATTACAACAACATTTTATGTGTTGAGAGCATGAAAGAAAAAAGAGCTTGCAGAATAATGTTTTTGATGTATGAATAATATccaccatatatatattatattctatttGACCTAATTAATAGATTCATACCTTTTAAAAAGTGAAGTGTTCATAGATGAAGACAGTTAGTGATGTGATTTATAGTAGCGGGTGATCATGATATCGTTCCATGTAGAACCtcaaaaattatagaaagtgtaataatatttgatcaattatttttatatttatatactacataaaataatgaatagaaaataatttatagaaaCTGATATATTGATTTCATATTCCTTTAAAATATTGtagtatataataattattaatctcttataatgtttatatttgctttataaataattaggcTTTGAAGATTGGACGGATTATATTTAACGAAACATGTGATAactttgattttaatttttttttgcatttaagTCAAATAATATACTGAATAAAGTAATGTTATGATTAAAAGTAGTTTTAAGATGGATTTTTGGTTTATTGATTGTATGTTTTGTATTCTTATTTGGAGAGAGAAGTAAATATTTagcaaaaaatatgtaaaatattagGAAACATTagcaaaaatttaataaaaaagaacTAAATGATGACGAGAAAAACTAGAAAAGCCCGAAGAAGATGCATAATATGTGTTGGAAAAGTTAATGTGAtagttacatatataattctacAAGCATTTGTTAATACTATTTATCAGTTATTTTTACATCAAATTTATGGAAATTTTACGACTGATTTTCAAACTATTTGAAgttaaaaattacatttttaatgattctaattattattcaaaactATGACATagtatacataatatatatatttttatatgatatttatatcAGCGAATTTGCGGACAACCACCTAGTATGAACCTTATTTGGCATATATATAAGATCACATGAATTTCGGAATATTTTTACTATACGAGTTAACTGAAAAcaatagaagaagaaaaagatataaattataattcatATTTTCCATATTGTGTCACAACCAACCAACCAGAGTCATTATAAGCAGCTATTTACAAAGATGATCACACTCGGTAGTCACATTATAAGCAGCTATTTACAAAGATGATCAAAGTATAATATCACACTCGGTAGTCAATATAATTAAACCACAAATACCCCACTTACcctttctttttgttcttatttGCTACCTTGTTGAATTTATTTGATTGGCGCTGGACCTAGCTCGCTCTTCGGTATGTTCATGATTTCTGCAATCCTTTTGATCTTGCCTTGATCGAACTGAACTTGACGCAGTGCATCATAGTAGCGGCTGATCATGTTATCCTTCCATGTATAACCTCATGAGGATGACATTTTAATTTtgaagagagaaatttagagattATGAGAAAATATTGGAGAAGAGGATATTTATAAGCAGACTTTATTGATCACCGAGGTAAATAGGTTCCAAAGAATGTACAAAAGGCGTCTATATCCATCATGTAATAATCATTGCGAGAACGAGAGGTAGTTGGGCGCTTAACTCATAATCGTGACATTCCAAAATTCATTTCTCTTTTAATTCTCAAAGCATTTCGTCTGTTTggggtttcttcttctttttctttttcttttggccaaatgagttttgttttgttttgttttcctaGAAATACATCTAACTTTTTATATGCTTTGAATTCATACGGCTAACCATATTAATTAATCatacaaaatcattaaaaaattatttgaagagATACAAAATCATAATTGTTGTTATTTTAAGTAAatgttaataaataataataccgTCCGTTTATTGAGAGAGCGAGAGGTGGTTGGGCTCTAAACTCATAATTACATACCACAATTCATTTATGATTTAATTCTTCAACAAGCATATCTTCCATACGaaatcataattatttttatttgaagagATATGCTGTTGTTATTAGGATAGATTGGCGCGATTCTTGCATGCGGCTTCCATGCAGAATTTGTCCAATAAGCAATTAAGCTTACCCTATCCATCACGTGTGCGCTAAGCAATCACGCACTAATCTTTTTGTGTTGAGAATAATCTTTTTCAACTACTTGTATATATTGTAGTGGAGTTTTCAgttgaaaataatgttttatttgatttaaagATTGATATCTTTGTAAAATGAACTGTGCATAGATGATAAACGTAAATTAGATCTTTAATAATGGTACTAAATATCACAAAAAATAAATTCCGTATGATCAATGTTTCTTTGAGGATGAAAGTAAGTTAATATAAGAATGTGGTTTTGTGTAAGTAACAATTCACAGAaaagccctttttcaaaaaaaaaattatatatattctatttgaCCTAATTAAAAGTTTCATACCTTTTAAAAAGTGAAGTGTTCATAGATGAAGACAGTTAGTGATATTTTGTTGTTTGGAAAAGAAAGACACATGGCATAGGTTTGTAGTCATGGTTCTCtggttttttagttttaatggTTCTTCATTTTCCGTACGTTCAGGCAAAGATTCATATCCCGTACACCTGACAAGTAGAGACGGTAAGAGAACAAAGTACTAATTACGTTTGCCACAACATTGTTCCAAAGAGAACAAGAACATAGAAAAGGAACGGATAATAATGAGTTTTGTCCTTTTAAAATAGTTGGGTTGGTTCTGGTGTATTATTCATTGAGTGAGAGCAAGAGGTAGCTCGGAATCAAAGTAGGTATTTTCATTACAATTCAAATGGTTAAATAGAGTAAAAGGGGAGAGTTTAGAGACATATTTGGTAACATGTTCATCTTTTGTCACATAAAATAAAGGTTTCATTTGTTCTCATATAGCACATATAGATCTCCAATACATATATCACATGATACAAAATGTTGTGTAATTGAGCATGCAGAGATGCacgtatatataaaattcaaatgcatatatcatatgatatacatGTCATGTGTAAGTGTTGGGTTCTTCAAAAGAGCAGTTCTTGACTCTTGAGGTATAATCGTTATTGCTTAGGTCAAGCTTGAGCAATGAAGACAGACTTCCAATAGATGATGTCAATGTCATTGGATAAAAGTTTTTTAAGACAAATAGATCGAACAGTAAACAAAAAGGGATTCATAATTCTTATCAAAATGATGTAAATATTTACTCTTCCCAAATATTACAAGGTGAAAAATCTCACTCTGGTCTGTAAAAATCGATCGGTTATCACCGGCACCGATTATGCAGTTGTAGATCCAAAACAGTGGCATCGACAAATTAAATAGGTGCATTCACTTTAATGGGATTTGATGCGTGTGGTACGTttcaaagaagaaacaaagccGACCTCTACATActttattcttttattttgtctGAAAATAATCAACCCTAGCTTTCACTCGACTGTGAACTCATGAACCCTAAAGACAAAGACAAATATCTTGAGTTGCAAGTAACTAAAATAGTGTTTCAAACAAACATTAACATGATCTAAGATGATGCTGACGCAGCTTCAATTGATTTCAATACATCCCCTTGAACACCGGATTAGTTCGGCATATGCTTGCTCCACATTCCTCATACTCCTCTTTCGTTCTGCAACTCTtccataacaaaaaaaagaagaagcacaTCGATTGTTTCaaaccaatcaaaccatgaGTCTGGTTTTCCTAAATAAAGATGTTCTCTAAACCGTTCTAGTCCTTTATAACCGGTGACAACTCAATTCAAGTAAGAAATTCACAAATAGCTTGTTTACATACCGCGAAAAACTCAGGGGTTGATGAAAGCACGGAGCCTCCAAACCAAACTGCAAACTTCTGGACAGGGTGGCTCACGACATTAACCTCGACAGGTTGAGACTGTTATTATAAATATCAACACAGAGGAAACAGAACATGGTTAATATATAACTAACATAGGCCACATATATCTGTTTACTTTTACTTTGcagatatcaaaatatttttttaccgtGATTTCACCACCAGTACGTGCGTTATTAGCAAGAACACGAGCATCAACAATCTTCTTGAGATCCCTTTGTAACCTTCTTCCGAAATCTTTGAACATAGTTGAACCTCCGGACAATACTATATTCTGAAATGATTTTCACAAATTCGTCAGTACCAAAAAAGAGACAGCAGATCGGAAATATCTTAAAACTCTAATCAAACTTTGAGCTTCAGACCTTATACAAAGCTCTTCGTGTGTCAATTGGTGCAGACTGGATACACTTGTCTATTACAGCCGGTAAAGAAGTTATAAAGTCATTGCTGTATATCTCTGGATTAAAGAAGACCTGTAACACACAAAATCTCAACATATCACCGGTGAAAACAGAAAATTGATAGAGCACCTTCTATAATCTATATCAACACCATTCAGTAATCAGAACAGAATGCTAAGAATATTGGCATCGCCTTAGTTAAAACTTATAGTGCACCAATAAAAAACATGGTCTCCGATTCTGCCATCTTATCAACCTAGGAAACAGAGAAATGGTAACAAACCTCAGGTCCAAGGAATCGTTCATATCCCACATCACAAGTGTATGGTGCACCAGTCTTTGGCTTAACACCTTTCCATTGCTTAATGTACTTTCCTGGTTCTTTGTCGTGTTTATTATACTCCTGCAACCATATGAATGTTACAGTTTATCAATTTTCCTGTGTTCAATGTTAAGCATGATGCCAGTAATCAATCATATTACAAAACTAGTATTATTTGACTTAAACGTCAACCACTAAGAATTACCTTTACGATATCTGAACAAGTGTAGCAGTACATTTCCTTCACTTTACGGGCTACATCGAATGAATCTTCTGGTGGTATATTCTCACCTCTTTCCTacagtaaataattaaataaaaagtttcAGGAAAGTAATACATTAACTTAAACCAGTCTCTGAGGAATACA
It encodes:
- the LOC103836118 gene encoding putative F-box/kelch-repeat protein At1g13200, with amino-acid sequence MEAAENRVVVASSEGKRKRRKRRRRNEKPVIAPSSLPKEVIEEIFLRLPVKALIRLRSLSKQWRVTMESLCFAERHLKIAKQSRVKLIMVIDSRLVPKPPPDSNVGFRTFCLESASLLFFTLINFSQGFDSWIFISGNCDGLFCIHSPKTQSIYVVNPATRWLRQLPPARFQILIHKFDPTLEEWIAMDSLFHLAFVKKAAADYKLVWLYNSDSYNVDPSCPNEGVTKCEVFDFRANAWRYLACTPSYRIFPNQKPAYANGSVYWHTELHEGRIEVVDFDIHTETFRLLPKIIPAIASSDPSHIDMCTLDNHLCMSKREHVTKIQEIWRLKPTEGTWEMIFSIDLLSCPSSRTEIRDQFEWSQKDLVEPSTPVAVCKNKKILLSHCYSRGLVKYDPLTKSLDFFYRDPMAWRKVTYFPSLISHI